A region of the Dermacentor albipictus isolate Rhodes 1998 colony chromosome 4, USDA_Dalb.pri_finalv2, whole genome shotgun sequence genome:
TCTCTTCTGTTCTCTCCTGATTACTTTCTGTATCtcgctctctcttttcttttgcgTTACAAGGGGGCTCCCTCGACAAGCGATCGCGTTGGCCTTGCGCTCTGGGCTTTGCTTATCGGCACTCGTTTAGTTTTGCACCGGCGTTGCCGGCAGCAACAGCGTAACTGTGCTGCGCTTTCGAAGGTACGTGACTTTGATCAAACAGGTGATCTAACAAGCGAGAATCAGTCAGTCAATTGATCGATGAATCAATCAAAGTGGTAATGCAGATTTTCGCTCAGGGTGCCTGCTCTTTTGGAATGATGGTAAATACGTACACATTTAACGGTAAAAATCACCAGAAGCGCGCACAAATCACTGTCTCTCCAAGCTATGCACATGTGATGCAACACAATGTGATAACTTCGTTAATATGCCATGTCCCGAAATCTTTAACTGTCGTCATATTTGAATGCACGAGTATGAAATCACGCGAGAAGTTACTCGACGCAGCTCATTCTCTCTATTTCTGTCTACCTGTACTGATCTTACTGAAAGGGCTAACATATGTCGAAACCGACGAAAGCTTATTGGTATGAGGGTGGTATAAATGCGAAATAGGAATAATAATTTCTAATTGTCGTTCAAGGCTGGGGTAATTAGACGCCAGgaagccagagaaagtacaacgCGGCAATGGTCTGAGCCGTACCTCAAACTTTATTCGTATGTCACGCGGTGCGATGCCAGAAGTCTGGACATGCGAAATAAGTGGTGCCACTGTGTAATGTAGAAAACGCATCCACTCGTTCCACTCGCCTCATAATCACCCAACCCATGTATTTTTattccccttccctcttcctcAATTGAAAACAGCTGGCTAGAACGCACCAGGAAAGGCCGACCTGTCTGCGTTTTCTGCAAACGAAATCTGTAAATTTCGTGGCTCGGAAGATATATCCATGGTATGCGGAGAGCTGCGCgcattgcaaaaagaaaaaaaaatacagatcaCTGCGTCGTTACCATCCGCGCGCAGTGTGCAGTTACTTTTTCACGTTCCCGCAAGGACGTCACCCAGCATGATCGCTAACGCCTTCCCCTTGCTTGCGCAGAGTCTATGTCCAAGGAGCTGGACTCGAAGACCCTATGCCAGCTCCAGTCGAGCCCCTCCCTGGCCAGCAGCGTCGCTGGCCTCGGATCGGCGGCCACCATCGCCAcggtggcagcggcggcggcacagCACGGCCCGCCCAGCGGCCTGCCTTCGCCCACGGACAACGGGCCCGCCCTACCGCCAGGGGTACCGCCATCAGGTACGGTGGGGCTGTCCGGCCGGCGATTGCAGCGTCACGTCGTCAATTATTGATTTACTCGCTGAATTATACGTAATCGCAGGATTGTGTCGGAGCACGAGGGAAAGGTGCTGCGAAAAGGGAGACTTAGGAAGAACACTGGACCAAAGCGCTTCCAAAGTCTCTGTTTTCGCAGCGCTTTTCCATCATGAACGTTTACCAGCGCGACCGACTGACAGCTATTCTTCTGTGGGAGCATTGGATGCTGGGGGAATCAAATTacaacatgcatcgtgagcatgAACAGTAACAGAACAGGGACAAAGAGCAGTAACTATTGGCGGCAAAAGAACTGCATTTGTGTCATTTGCGTACCATTGTGCCTGCGTGCCAAATGTGCATAGAGATGCTAACGGAACAGTTTTCGGTTTATAATACAAACAACGACATCTAGAAGATTATCGGCTCTAGGTAAAGCCGAAAAACTGAATGCGTTAGTTCTACCAAATATGCGTTTGATGGTGAGAGGAATAATAAGAAGCCAGGATACACGTAATTATTGAAATTGTACTTTGAAAGTGACAATGGGGATATAATTATTATTCCAGGTGCCGTACTCCTAACCGATTACTCTCAGCTGTGTCCTAGCTTTCACTAGTGCGCTAGATCTAGCCCCCGTGTGCAACTGCTTCGACGGTTGTTTGTCGGCGTGCATAACGACGATCAGACGAGCAGGCACGCGGATCAGCTAGTTGAGGTTTACGGTTGAGAATATGACGATCAAACGGGGATGTAGGGATGGAAGTTCTAAGCATGGCACTGATTAGCAAGTGAGGTTCCGTGATGATGGACAGAAAGCGGTTGTGGTTGGGCGAGGCAGTATGTAAAACAATGTCTGCAACGAGGACCGGTTGCGGTTGGCTTCTCTTTGGTGCGAAGCAACAGCAATAATGTGATGAGAACAACGAAGGGCATATATAGTTAAGGTGCGCACGCTTGCACCCGAGCCTTCATCACTCAGTCATGTGTGATCAATCTGGTATTTTGTTTACGAACAAAGAACTTAGCAACACTTCATTTTACGGACCGCTTACCATCGCAATCCTCATTCAAAAATATTTCTCTAAAACACACTTCGTCTAAGCATGGTAGTTACAGAGCAGGCCTTCGACCGTAAAAGCGACAACTGGTTCAGCATTTAGAAAAGTTAGGACCGgggaagtgcaccaagaaaggctTGCAATGGAACTCTGTGCCACAGACTGTACgttattctttaaaaaaaaaaaagaaattgcaaccaTTCCAGTGAAACAAATCGCACAACAAAATTGACCTGCGAGTTGTCGACCAACCTAACAACACAAGCGGTCCATCAGAAACCACCGCAAACGTAGCAACAGTTGACACGGTGATGTTCGTTTtccttggcagcagcggcaatTGCCATGATGACGGCTTCGGCGGCGGGCGGAGACGAAGAAGTAGATGACGGAGCCCTGGACCCGGAGGAATTCTACGCGGCCATCCCGGAGCCTCCGGACGGTGGCTGGGGCTGGATGATCGTTGCCGCCTCGTTCCTGTGCAACATGGTGGTCGACGGCATCGCGTACACCTTTGGAATCTTTTTCCCCGAATTCGTGGACCACTTCAAGGCACCCAAAGGAACCGTCGCCTGGGTTGGATCATTGCTCTCGGGGTGTTACCTGAGCGCCGGTGCGTAGCATTCTGTTCCGTTTTCCCTCTGCAGTTTGGACATTAACAGTGGTGGAGAGACGCTGGCTTTAATGAGAAGCTACTGGCGTTAATCTTGCTGGCTGCTTGTAATGCGGCGCCAGGTGTAAGGTGAAAGACGAAATGGCACACGCAGTGAATTTGCGACCGCACACATGCACGAGAAATTGGCACAAACGAACACACACGTACACTTACTTACACTGCCCAGTTAAGCCATGTAGCTTTGAGCAAGAACAGAAGTGCCCTGGATGCGTACAACTCACAAGCTTAAGTGAAGGTCGGCAGTTCGCGTCACGATAGTGCTTCTTGAAAATTTATCCAGCTTGCCTTTATCCTCTATACCCAACTAATAATTTAAACATATTTACCCACTTAAGCTATGGTGAAACAATGGCAAGGGTCCACGACGGGCGATGCGTGAAATTTCGTATAAGGTTTTATGTCGCAGGGGCCGAAAAATTTAACTACGCAAGAAACAGTCCCGACTGGCCTGCACGCACCTTTAGTGCCAGTTGTATTAAGACATAACTTTTAGAATTATGGAGCTTCGCAAAACTAGTGTGAATATTTGTATATCCAAATTCGGAACTTTTGTAAAGTGTGGCTCAGTCCGCTGGAATTATCTCGGTCGGCGACCCATTGGAGGAGTTACATCGCGTCAATGAATAAGTTAGCGTACCAGGGATTATTTCACTTGATGTTTAGAGCGAAGCAGGCGAACGCCTCACAGGCAGGTTGCAACGCTGAAACACGTAAGAAGTAGTGATTTGCTCACTAACTTACAAACAGACCCAGCAGCCAATGAAGATGCGGATACAAGGGCAGCTTTAAAGGGCCACATTCATACTCTACATCTTGTTATATCGCCTGGACTTGCGATAGGTTGAACAAACTGGCGGGGATGTGATGCCTCTTGTGGGATTGTCGTCAAGTATTACGACTGTAGCGGTGGCTACCCAAATGCTGCACTACGTCTAGAATAACTAAGTTACTTTTGCCTACTCGCGAAGGTCTTTCCGAGCTGTATTGTTTTCGTAGGCTTCTTTCGTCAAAATGTGACTGCGTTAAGCTAAGTGCATGTATTTATATGCTGAACGTCGTTCTGTTTCCTTTTTCCCCTCTTTTTTGCAATTCTAGGCCCATTGGTGAGTGCCTTGACAAATCGGTACGGTTGTCGGGCGGTGTGCATCGGCGGGAGCGTGGTGGCCTGCATCGCGTTCTTGCTCAGCACAATCGTACAAGACGTGGGCAGCCTAATGGTCACATTTGGTTTGATGGCTGGTAAGAAAACGTCGAGTTCTTATGCTTTCTTGCACTGTCGGGTTTGCAGGAAAGTCATACAGATGTATTCACAAAACTGGCTATAGAATGGATACAAACGCTAAATTAAGTTTCTGACGGTAAAAGGATACTGTTTACAGCTTTGCTATCTcgtaggaaaaagaaaagaaacgcttgATCATTACGTATGCGTCTCTAAAATCAGCACAATCGTACAAGACGTGGGCAGCCTAATGGTCACATTTGGTTGGATGGCTGGTAAGAAAACGTCGAGTTCTTATGCTTTCTTGCACTGTCGGGTTTGCAGGAAAGTCATACAGATGTATTCACAAAACTGGCTATAGAATGGATACAAACGCTAAATTAAGTTTCTGACGGTAAAAGGATACTGTTTACAGCTTTGCTATCTcgtaggaaaaagaaaagaaacgcttgATCATTACGTATGCGTCTCTAAAATCCACAACCTTCAATAGCTCGTGGTGTTCAAGCAAATGAGGTAAAAAATAGTTACATGTCACAAAAATAACCACCATTAACCCCACCAAAGCTCACAATCAGTGATCATAACCATAATTTTCGAGTTAAAAAACTTATTTAGCTATATTTTGAAGCAGATATTTATAGAGGCATGCCAGAAGTTCATAAAAAGATAGAAAAAGTGCACATGAAGTCAACCCTCGGCTGCCTATTCTCAAGATCCTTTTGTTGCCTATAAGAAATCGCTTCACATTCGGCTGCACTTAAAAATGTATGACTTAACAAAATAGCATCTCGACCTGGAACACCTCGAGGCCAGGCAGGTCATTTGACTTACGGTGTGCTGCATGCAGTTTATCTGCCACCACTCTGTGTCTTCCGTAGCAAGCTTAGTGAGAGTTCCTGTAGAACTAACAAAAGTAACGTGTAATGGGAAGTACGCAACCAGTGTTCGAAACTTTCGAAAATAAAAACAGCGCATGACCGCTTTCCCCTCTTTCGATCCAACTCGCAGGTGTCGGCTTCGGTCTCATCTATCTACCGGCCATCGTGAGCGTGAACCAATACTTCTCCAAGAAGCGCGCGCTGGCTACAGGAATCGCCGTCTGCGGCTCCGGCATGGGCGCGTTCGTGTTCGCCCCTTTCTGTCAGTACCTGCTCACCATCTACAACTGGAAAGGGGCACTCATGATCCTGGCCGGACTGTCGCTCAACTGCGCCGTGTTTGGCGCGCTCATGCGGCCACTCCTTGCGTCGGACAACCCGCACACCAAGCCGCTTCTTCAGCGGATCTGGGAGGAAAAAGAGCGACAGCGGCAGGACTCGCTCTGCAACAGCCAGTTTTTCTTGGTGCAGCACGCGGACGGGACCATCGAGAAGAGGCAGAAGCTGCTTCTGAACACCGAGCCGGGTGTCCACTCGACCCTGTACCTCGACCAGTGGGGCAAGTCTCCCATGGACACGCCTGTCATCACGCTGTCCCCCATTCAGGAGGCCAGGCCGTCCCGTATGGGCTCAAAGGAAGACCAAAACGACGATTCTGGGGAGTCGGGAAAGGAGAACGGTGGCACTAAGAAGGCTTCGCCGCTCAAGGAAGCAATCCCGGCGCCAGCAGAGCCTGAAAAAGATGCATTGCAGCAGTCCGTCGTTGACGACGAGAAGACAGCCACGGAGACAACCCAGATGATTCCTTCCGAACCAGACAACCAGGCTTCCGTTAACCAAACAGCACCGAACGGCCACGTCCCGAATGGTGGTCCTACGGTGACGGTGCCAGCGGCCATGTCGGCCATTCAGGAGATCGCCAAACGCAAGGGTATCATGTCGTCCAGAAGCGCCACCAAACTGTGTCTGTCCAACATCACGATGGGAACCGAGATGCGTAGGAACAGCTCGTCTCCACGCATGTCTTCGAGCGGCTACGTGTACACGGGTGCAGCAAACCGGCCGCATGGCCGGCTGGCTACGTCTGGCGAGGTCTGGAAGCGCGTATCGCAGGAGACCGTGGCCGGCGGGCCGCGCCAGATCCAGAAAGCCAAGAAGAAAGACATTGCTCGGCCCATGTACCGCAAGGACATCTTTTACAGCGGAAGTGTAGTCAACCTCCCCGAGTACCGTCAGTCGCAGGGCGACGTTCGTTCCTACGTCGCCAGCGTCTTGACCATCCCAGCGACAGACACCATCCCTGCAGCCAGCGGCGTGGATCTTCCAGATGGCAAGCCCGGGGCAGGTTCCTTCTGCCCGCCCTGCCTGCGTCTGCCGGCCTCCATGAGCGACaccctcgccgacatgttagACATGGAATTGCTCAAGAACCCAGCTTTCGTTCTGGTCTGTGTCTCCAACATCGTGGGCATGATGGGCTTCTGCATACCTTTCATGTACATTGCCGACTCCGCCGTGCTCAAGGGCATCGACAAGGACAAGGCAGCCTTCCTTCTCTCGCTCATCGGTATCACGAACATGATCGGACGTCTCATATTCGGCTGGCTCTCTGACCTGCCCCAGATCAACTGCTTACTACTCAACAACCTTTCACTCTGCCTGAGCGGCATCGCTGTGTTCATTTTGCCCTTCTGCTACTCTTACTCTGCCACCGTGGCCACGTGCATGATCTTCGGGTTAATTGTCGGTGAGTGCTGCGTTGCATACAGTAGCGTATCTGGCTCTGCAGATATTCACAACCAGCCTTTATTTTTTGCTATATGTATTTAAGGAGAGGTTGGTGCTTACGTGTGGCGCTGGCTACTCCTCGTCTCTTACGTGATTGTTATTGTCAGAAAGGTGCCAACAATCACAAAATTGGACTAATAAACACGTCAACGAACATTCACGTAATAAGTCTTAATACTCCAATATAAATAATTGTTCGTACAACATAAGAGTTCACATAGCATAAATAGTCACTAAACCGAAGTCTTCACATGCAACACATGAGTTCACATCTCATAAATGTTCGCAACACCAAGATGTCCACACAGAAGACGTTGGGCAGTTGCGAATTAGGTCTATCTTGAATGCTGCACTCTAAATATAACAAATACAAATGCTGCATGAACACGAAGATACAAAGGACATGCAATTAAAGGTGCCTGCTAATAATAACAATGCGAGCAATAACTGTTGCAGGACTTAGTATATTTGTGATGTTTTTGATTCCTCCGAAAATTGTGCTCAGGCGTGCGTAGCGTTGTTTGGAAGCTTTTCTTTGGCTATGGACCTAAAATGTTTCCTAAAGATAGTGGTCCCCTATCCAAGTCAAATAGCTTTTCAGAAAAGTGTCTTATGTCTTCATCAGCCTCTTTGCATGAGCACGTAGCACTGTTAGTTTTTCTTATCATATACAAGAAGCCTTTAgtataggcagtgcctagccgAAGCCTATGAAGTGTTGTTTCAATAGATCGTCTAATTTTAAACGGAATATTGAATTCCATTCCAGTATCTATATTATATAGTTTAGAGTTCTGCGCATCATTTATGAACCAAGTTTTCTTGGATTTTGTTCAATAGACATCACGCATCACTCGCCGCTAGAGGAAGTAGTGATAATTCACTCTCTTGATGTGCTGCATGGGCCATGTGATAGCTGTTATCTTTCGTATGAGTtcagacgatgagcaaaacgtgaacaaggtgaatggaGGAGCAGATGCAGGCTCCTGCAGGAGCATGAATgcaggctcctgctttcaccttgtccacgttttgctcatcgtcttgagttTCCATCTCTCGGATTCCCTGTGTTTTCCCTATGAGTTCAGAGTGACTTGAAATTCACTGGAAAGTTATGTCGGGTTGTAGATCTTTCACTATGGTGTATGTGTTCTGTATTCCGTATGCCAATGTACTGTTTGCTTTTCTTAAGCTGATTTCATTTAAGCATAGCCATAAGGCTTGTGAGTCACTCAGAATTACCCAACGAAGTGGTTCTGACAGCTGACATATATAACGTAAAACAGAAAGTACTGCGTAAGGTTCTGCAGTTGTGGACGCTGTAAATTGGCAAAGCTTATAAGCTCTTTTCTCTTGGTATGCAGGTATATAAAACGCTGATGTAGAGCTTTGTTTCCAGCGTGGTCCATCGGTATACATGTGAATGCAATCTACGTACTTAGTGTAAAGGTGTGATGACGTTAATTGCTTTATCGCCACTACGGCTATATCACATCTGCGACATACTCCAGGAATTGAAGTGACTATTTCTGGAATTAATAGTTGCCATATAAGATGAGTTGCAGAAGTAGGCCAGTGTTCATAAGCAGCC
Encoded here:
- the LOC139059264 gene encoding monocarboxylate transporter 14 isoform X5: MPPLNIKSMSKELDSKTLCQLQSSPSLASSVAGLGSAATIATVAAAAAQHGPPSGLPSPTDNGPALPPGVPPSAAAIAMMTASAAGGDEEVDDGALDPEEFYAAIPEPPDGGWGWMIVAASFLCNMVVDGIAYTFGIFFPEFVDHFKAPKGTVAWVGSLLSGCYLSAGPLVSALTNRYGCRAVCIGGSVVACIAFLLSTIVQDVGSLMVTFGLMAGVGFGLIYLPAIVSVNQYFSKKRALATGIAVCGSGMGAFVFAPFCQYLLTIYNWKGALMILAGLSLNCAVFGALMRPLLASDNPHTKPLLQRIWEEKERQRQDSLCNSQFFLVQHADGTIEKRQKLLLNTEPGVHSTLYLDQWGKSPMDTPVITLSPIQEARPSRMGSKEDQNDDSGESGKENGGTKKASPLKEAIPAPAEPEKDALQQSVVDDEKTATETTQMIPSEPDNQASVNQTAPNGHVPNGGPTVTVPAAMSAIQEIAKRKGIMSSRSATKLCLSNITMGTEMRRNSSSPRMSSSGYVYTGAANRPHGRLATSGEVWKRVSQETVAGGPRQIQKAKKKDIARPMYRKDIFYSGSVVNLPEYRQSQGDVRSYVASVLTIPATDTIPAASGVDLPDGKPGAGSFCPPCLRLPASMSDTLADMLDMELLKNPAFVLVCVSNIVGMMGFCIPFMYIADSAVLKGIDKDKAAFLLSLIGITNMIGRLIFGWLSDLPQINCLLLNNLSLCLSGIAVFILPFCYSYSATVATCMIFGLIVAAYILLTSIILVELFGLDNLTNSFGLLSLCRGAACMVGPPLAGTLFDMTGSYDVPFFVSGTMLIVSGAMSFFIPCVRNTAIKPEPLPDIASPLEEIPEESDVPEDEEDNVESIV
- the LOC139059264 gene encoding monocarboxylate transporter 14 isoform X3; amino-acid sequence: MPESARRTTAGARANRRQRSGPPPTSSSEWRSASGHLQRGRRPSGFVGLPQRESMSKELDSKTLCQLQSSPSLASSVAGLGSAATIATVAAAAAQHGPPSGLPSPTDNGPALPPGVPPSAAAIAMMTASAAGGDEEVDDGALDPEEFYAAIPEPPDGGWGWMIVAASFLCNMVVDGIAYTFGIFFPEFVDHFKAPKGTVAWVGSLLSGCYLSAGPLVSALTNRYGCRAVCIGGSVVACIAFLLSTIVQDVGSLMVTFGLMAGVGFGLIYLPAIVSVNQYFSKKRALATGIAVCGSGMGAFVFAPFCQYLLTIYNWKGALMILAGLSLNCAVFGALMRPLLASDNPHTKPLLQRIWEEKERQRQDSLCNSQFFLVQHADGTIEKRQKLLLNTEPGVHSTLYLDQWGKSPMDTPVITLSPIQEARPSRMGSKEDQNDDSGESGKENGGTKKASPLKEAIPAPAEPEKDALQQSVVDDEKTATETTQMIPSEPDNQASVNQTAPNGHVPNGGPTVTVPAAMSAIQEIAKRKGIMSSRSATKLCLSNITMGTEMRRNSSSPRMSSSGYVYTGAANRPHGRLATSGEVWKRVSQETVAGGPRQIQKAKKKDIARPMYRKDIFYSGSVVNLPEYRQSQGDVRSYVASVLTIPATDTIPAASGVDLPDGKPGAGSFCPPCLRLPASMSDTLADMLDMELLKNPAFVLVCVSNIVGMMGFCIPFMYIADSAVLKGIDKDKAAFLLSLIGITNMIGRLIFGWLSDLPQINCLLLNNLSLCLSGIAVFILPFCYSYSATVATCMIFGLIVAAYILLTSIILVELFGLDNLTNSFGLLSLCRGAACMVGPPLAGTLFDMTGSYDVPFFVSGTMLIVSGAMSFFIPCVRNTAIKPEPLPDIASPLEEIPEESDVPEDEEDNVESIV
- the LOC139059264 gene encoding monocarboxylate transporter 14 isoform X4; this translates as MKFATEPRKRLESMSKELDSKTLCQLQSSPSLASSVAGLGSAATIATVAAAAAQHGPPSGLPSPTDNGPALPPGVPPSAAAIAMMTASAAGGDEEVDDGALDPEEFYAAIPEPPDGGWGWMIVAASFLCNMVVDGIAYTFGIFFPEFVDHFKAPKGTVAWVGSLLSGCYLSAGPLVSALTNRYGCRAVCIGGSVVACIAFLLSTIVQDVGSLMVTFGLMAGVGFGLIYLPAIVSVNQYFSKKRALATGIAVCGSGMGAFVFAPFCQYLLTIYNWKGALMILAGLSLNCAVFGALMRPLLASDNPHTKPLLQRIWEEKERQRQDSLCNSQFFLVQHADGTIEKRQKLLLNTEPGVHSTLYLDQWGKSPMDTPVITLSPIQEARPSRMGSKEDQNDDSGESGKENGGTKKASPLKEAIPAPAEPEKDALQQSVVDDEKTATETTQMIPSEPDNQASVNQTAPNGHVPNGGPTVTVPAAMSAIQEIAKRKGIMSSRSATKLCLSNITMGTEMRRNSSSPRMSSSGYVYTGAANRPHGRLATSGEVWKRVSQETVAGGPRQIQKAKKKDIARPMYRKDIFYSGSVVNLPEYRQSQGDVRSYVASVLTIPATDTIPAASGVDLPDGKPGAGSFCPPCLRLPASMSDTLADMLDMELLKNPAFVLVCVSNIVGMMGFCIPFMYIADSAVLKGIDKDKAAFLLSLIGITNMIGRLIFGWLSDLPQINCLLLNNLSLCLSGIAVFILPFCYSYSATVATCMIFGLIVAAYILLTSIILVELFGLDNLTNSFGLLSLCRGAACMVGPPLAGTLFDMTGSYDVPFFVSGTMLIVSGAMSFFIPCVRNTAIKPEPLPDIASPLEEIPEESDVPEDEEDNVESIV
- the LOC139059264 gene encoding monocarboxylate transporter 14 isoform X6 — encoded protein: MSKELDSKTLCQLQSSPSLASSVAGLGSAATIATVAAAAAQHGPPSGLPSPTDNGPALPPGVPPSAAAIAMMTASAAGGDEEVDDGALDPEEFYAAIPEPPDGGWGWMIVAASFLCNMVVDGIAYTFGIFFPEFVDHFKAPKGTVAWVGSLLSGCYLSAGPLVSALTNRYGCRAVCIGGSVVACIAFLLSTIVQDVGSLMVTFGLMAGVGFGLIYLPAIVSVNQYFSKKRALATGIAVCGSGMGAFVFAPFCQYLLTIYNWKGALMILAGLSLNCAVFGALMRPLLASDNPHTKPLLQRIWEEKERQRQDSLCNSQFFLVQHADGTIEKRQKLLLNTEPGVHSTLYLDQWGKSPMDTPVITLSPIQEARPSRMGSKEDQNDDSGESGKENGGTKKASPLKEAIPAPAEPEKDALQQSVVDDEKTATETTQMIPSEPDNQASVNQTAPNGHVPNGGPTVTVPAAMSAIQEIAKRKGIMSSRSATKLCLSNITMGTEMRRNSSSPRMSSSGYVYTGAANRPHGRLATSGEVWKRVSQETVAGGPRQIQKAKKKDIARPMYRKDIFYSGSVVNLPEYRQSQGDVRSYVASVLTIPATDTIPAASGVDLPDGKPGAGSFCPPCLRLPASMSDTLADMLDMELLKNPAFVLVCVSNIVGMMGFCIPFMYIADSAVLKGIDKDKAAFLLSLIGITNMIGRLIFGWLSDLPQINCLLLNNLSLCLSGIAVFILPFCYSYSATVATCMIFGLIVAAYILLTSIILVELFGLDNLTNSFGLLSLCRGAACMVGPPLAGTLFDMTGSYDVPFFVSGTMLIVSGAMSFFIPCVRNTAIKPEPLPDIASPLEEIPEESDVPEDEEDNVESIV
- the LOC139059264 gene encoding monocarboxylate transporter 14 isoform X2, which translates into the protein MSSTSSVHRLSLPPSALDRAGRRRRRQHRVSWSDQQSAGVGTGVNLSPPEGFLRERSVSLMSHAEVDGASSAASSVTSSAYFTAESMSKELDSKTLCQLQSSPSLASSVAGLGSAATIATVAAAAAQHGPPSGLPSPTDNGPALPPGVPPSAAIAMMTASAAGGDEEVDDGALDPEEFYAAIPEPPDGGWGWMIVAASFLCNMVVDGIAYTFGIFFPEFVDHFKAPKGTVAWVGSLLSGCYLSAGPLVSALTNRYGCRAVCIGGSVVACIAFLLSTIVQDVGSLMVTFGLMAGVGFGLIYLPAIVSVNQYFSKKRALATGIAVCGSGMGAFVFAPFCQYLLTIYNWKGALMILAGLSLNCAVFGALMRPLLASDNPHTKPLLQRIWEEKERQRQDSLCNSQFFLVQHADGTIEKRQKLLLNTEPGVHSTLYLDQWGKSPMDTPVITLSPIQEARPSRMGSKEDQNDDSGESGKENGGTKKASPLKEAIPAPAEPEKDALQQSVVDDEKTATETTQMIPSEPDNQASVNQTAPNGHVPNGGPTVTVPAAMSAIQEIAKRKGIMSSRSATKLCLSNITMGTEMRRNSSSPRMSSSGYVYTGAANRPHGRLATSGEVWKRVSQETVAGGPRQIQKAKKKDIARPMYRKDIFYSGSVVNLPEYRQSQGDVRSYVASVLTIPATDTIPAASGVDLPDGKPGAGSFCPPCLRLPASMSDTLADMLDMELLKNPAFVLVCVSNIVGMMGFCIPFMYIADSAVLKGIDKDKAAFLLSLIGITNMIGRLIFGWLSDLPQINCLLLNNLSLCLSGIAVFILPFCYSYSATVATCMIFGLIVAAYILLTSIILVELFGLDNLTNSFGLLSLCRGAACMVGPPLAGTLFDMTGSYDVPFFVSGTMLIVSGAMSFFIPCVRNTAIKPEPLPDIASPLEEIPEESDVPEDEEDNVESIV
- the LOC139059264 gene encoding monocarboxylate transporter 14 isoform X1, encoding MSSTSSVHRLSLPPSALDRAGRRRRRQHRVSWSDQQSAGVGTGVNLSPPEGFLRERSVSLMSHAEVDGASSAASSVTSSAYFTAESMSKELDSKTLCQLQSSPSLASSVAGLGSAATIATVAAAAAQHGPPSGLPSPTDNGPALPPGVPPSAAAIAMMTASAAGGDEEVDDGALDPEEFYAAIPEPPDGGWGWMIVAASFLCNMVVDGIAYTFGIFFPEFVDHFKAPKGTVAWVGSLLSGCYLSAGPLVSALTNRYGCRAVCIGGSVVACIAFLLSTIVQDVGSLMVTFGLMAGVGFGLIYLPAIVSVNQYFSKKRALATGIAVCGSGMGAFVFAPFCQYLLTIYNWKGALMILAGLSLNCAVFGALMRPLLASDNPHTKPLLQRIWEEKERQRQDSLCNSQFFLVQHADGTIEKRQKLLLNTEPGVHSTLYLDQWGKSPMDTPVITLSPIQEARPSRMGSKEDQNDDSGESGKENGGTKKASPLKEAIPAPAEPEKDALQQSVVDDEKTATETTQMIPSEPDNQASVNQTAPNGHVPNGGPTVTVPAAMSAIQEIAKRKGIMSSRSATKLCLSNITMGTEMRRNSSSPRMSSSGYVYTGAANRPHGRLATSGEVWKRVSQETVAGGPRQIQKAKKKDIARPMYRKDIFYSGSVVNLPEYRQSQGDVRSYVASVLTIPATDTIPAASGVDLPDGKPGAGSFCPPCLRLPASMSDTLADMLDMELLKNPAFVLVCVSNIVGMMGFCIPFMYIADSAVLKGIDKDKAAFLLSLIGITNMIGRLIFGWLSDLPQINCLLLNNLSLCLSGIAVFILPFCYSYSATVATCMIFGLIVAAYILLTSIILVELFGLDNLTNSFGLLSLCRGAACMVGPPLAGTLFDMTGSYDVPFFVSGTMLIVSGAMSFFIPCVRNTAIKPEPLPDIASPLEEIPEESDVPEDEEDNVESIV